Proteins found in one Planctomicrobium piriforme genomic segment:
- a CDS encoding UvrD-helicase domain-containing protein — MSQPAKTRRPRATLPASEETGAADGLAQRLLIRASAGTGKTFQLSSRYISILRNSSPEKILASTFTRKAAGEILERVLLRLAQAVIDPAGLKQLAAAVGPPKLTRDECLTLLTRLTRQLHRVRISTLDSFFAQLAGSYALELGLPPGWRVLDSMEIDQIRTAAIDEMLSSGAPQDLVQLMHLLDKGQTSRSISRLITETIRNLYYVFLAAPPESWEQFPQHEFLSPEHRAALLHAMEAVPLDKPSLTKARAQDCEAIQSENWDGLLQRGLMLKVISGEMKFSRVPIPEALRSPYTELYGHVLAQVAAPWRQQTLAARQLLSDFHAAFERLKQAAGGMEFGDVTRRLAEAQKRSRLVDSSFRLDAAIDHLLLDEFQDTSPAQWNVIRSFAEEACRRPGRSFFCVGDIKQAIYGWRGGEAALFDLIAAELPGSAAEPVELNLSYRSSPAIMQAVNLTMRQLRNHDNLQDHAAILHEWCQRFPEHETARQDLSGYVCLRTLSDRSTTEDGAPEDAEPVPEYWAEVAEYVEQRLQEAPGASIGILTRRNESVGRMIFELGQRGIDASEEGGNPLTDAAVVQLILSLLTLADHPGHTVAAFHVATSPLGTALGWANYADAASRAAFADQLRQRLVDRGYGGLIHELLPLLIPYCDRREYQRLVQLADLADRFDTLFANLRPSDFVAFIEQQRREEPTNAAVRVMTVHQSKGLEFDIVILPELDVPLYLPPKYVSRSPAPEAPPQLVALYRNEKHFDCLGGELQAARQATRDKLIQEALCLLYVAMTRAVRSLHILVNPKITKSHPKSFAGLVRGALAPTVPVKPQTVLWEHGDPEWFRSLPVVETPTTAAIAPDEESPRSITFSTTSAQRRWKRQAPSSGKTTTHVSLKRELKSGGAAAMSRGSLFHRWLQEVTWLDESPVDQKMLRQLGQQAGVGQPELDRWLKEFRALQSSGWGKLLLTQAAYLDGSSPLPSHVQDRLRAGSVTLSVRNECPFAIRDQGDGLISGCIDRLVICTQNGTPVAADVIDFKTDDISGGEQSVRDRVDDYRGQMQAYRAAVGELLKLPREAISVRLVFLQNGLVTAVD; from the coding sequence ATGAGCCAGCCTGCCAAAACCAGACGCCCCCGAGCAACGCTCCCGGCCAGCGAAGAAACCGGCGCTGCAGATGGCCTTGCACAGAGGTTGCTGATTCGGGCTTCCGCCGGAACAGGCAAGACGTTCCAACTGTCGTCACGTTATATCTCGATTCTTCGCAACTCATCGCCGGAGAAGATTCTGGCGTCCACCTTCACCCGTAAGGCGGCGGGCGAAATTCTGGAACGGGTGCTGCTGCGGTTGGCGCAGGCGGTCATCGATCCTGCCGGGTTAAAACAATTAGCTGCGGCCGTTGGTCCGCCGAAATTGACGCGAGACGAATGCCTGACGCTCTTGACCCGGCTGACGAGACAACTGCATCGGGTGCGGATCAGCACGCTCGATTCCTTCTTCGCTCAGTTGGCGGGGAGCTACGCGCTGGAACTGGGGTTGCCGCCGGGGTGGCGGGTTCTGGACTCGATGGAGATCGACCAGATCCGCACCGCCGCCATCGATGAAATGCTTTCCAGCGGGGCACCGCAGGATCTCGTGCAACTGATGCACCTGCTCGATAAAGGGCAGACGTCACGCAGCATCTCGCGGCTGATTACCGAAACAATTCGCAATCTGTATTACGTCTTTCTGGCCGCGCCACCGGAAAGCTGGGAGCAGTTTCCACAGCATGAGTTTCTCTCCCCTGAACACCGCGCCGCGCTCCTCCATGCGATGGAAGCGGTGCCGCTCGATAAACCCTCGCTGACCAAAGCCCGGGCGCAGGATTGCGAAGCGATTCAGTCAGAAAACTGGGACGGTCTGCTGCAGCGGGGGCTGATGCTGAAAGTCATTTCCGGTGAAATGAAATTCAGCCGAGTCCCCATCCCCGAGGCGCTGCGGTCGCCCTATACGGAACTGTACGGACATGTCCTGGCGCAAGTCGCCGCTCCGTGGCGGCAGCAGACGCTCGCGGCGCGGCAGCTTCTGAGCGATTTTCACGCAGCCTTCGAACGTCTGAAGCAAGCTGCCGGAGGCATGGAGTTTGGCGACGTCACCCGTCGTCTGGCTGAAGCGCAGAAACGTTCGCGGCTCGTCGATTCCTCCTTCCGTCTCGATGCGGCGATCGACCATTTGTTGCTGGACGAATTCCAGGACACGTCGCCAGCCCAGTGGAACGTCATCCGCAGTTTTGCGGAGGAAGCCTGTCGCCGACCGGGCCGTTCGTTCTTCTGCGTGGGGGACATCAAGCAGGCCATCTACGGCTGGCGGGGAGGCGAGGCCGCGCTCTTCGATCTCATCGCAGCGGAGTTGCCGGGCTCGGCGGCAGAGCCGGTGGAGCTCAACCTCAGTTACCGCTCGTCGCCGGCGATCATGCAGGCGGTGAACCTGACGATGCGGCAATTGAGGAATCACGACAATCTGCAAGATCATGCCGCGATCCTGCATGAGTGGTGCCAGCGGTTCCCGGAACACGAGACGGCCCGACAGGATTTGAGCGGTTACGTCTGCCTGCGGACATTGTCCGACCGCAGCACAACCGAAGACGGGGCTCCGGAGGATGCCGAACCGGTTCCCGAGTACTGGGCGGAAGTGGCCGAATATGTCGAGCAGCGACTTCAGGAAGCTCCCGGCGCCAGCATCGGCATCCTGACGAGACGCAACGAATCCGTCGGTCGGATGATTTTCGAACTCGGTCAGCGGGGCATCGATGCCAGCGAAGAGGGGGGAAATCCGCTCACTGACGCAGCCGTCGTGCAGCTCATTCTTTCGCTGCTGACGCTGGCAGACCATCCCGGCCATACGGTCGCCGCGTTTCATGTCGCCACGTCTCCTTTGGGGACGGCGCTCGGTTGGGCGAACTACGCCGACGCCGCCTCACGGGCCGCATTCGCCGACCAATTGCGGCAACGTCTGGTCGACCGCGGTTATGGCGGGCTGATCCACGAACTGTTGCCTCTGCTGATTCCGTATTGCGACCGCCGTGAATACCAGCGGCTGGTGCAGCTCGCGGATCTGGCGGACCGGTTCGACACGCTGTTCGCCAATCTGCGCCCGAGTGATTTCGTCGCCTTCATCGAACAGCAGCGACGAGAAGAACCGACCAATGCCGCCGTCCGGGTGATGACGGTGCATCAGTCCAAGGGACTCGAATTCGACATCGTGATTTTGCCGGAGCTGGATGTTCCTTTATACCTGCCCCCCAAGTATGTCTCCCGCTCTCCTGCCCCGGAAGCTCCGCCGCAACTGGTGGCCCTGTACCGCAATGAAAAGCACTTCGACTGCCTGGGGGGCGAACTCCAGGCCGCCAGACAGGCGACTCGTGACAAGCTGATTCAGGAAGCCCTGTGTCTACTCTACGTCGCCATGACCCGGGCGGTTCGCAGTCTGCACATTCTCGTTAATCCGAAGATCACGAAGTCGCATCCGAAGTCATTCGCGGGCCTGGTGCGAGGAGCGCTCGCGCCCACAGTACCGGTGAAACCGCAGACCGTGTTGTGGGAACATGGCGACCCGGAATGGTTTCGCAGCCTGCCGGTCGTTGAGACGCCAACGACTGCCGCCATTGCCCCGGACGAAGAATCGCCGCGGTCAATCACTTTCTCGACCACCTCCGCGCAACGACGATGGAAACGGCAGGCGCCTTCGAGCGGGAAAACGACAACGCATGTCAGTCTCAAACGGGAGTTGAAATCGGGCGGCGCCGCAGCGATGTCGAGGGGATCTCTGTTTCACCGCTGGCTGCAGGAGGTAACCTGGCTCGATGAATCGCCGGTTGACCAGAAAATGCTCCGCCAGCTCGGCCAACAGGCGGGCGTTGGTCAGCCAGAACTGGATCGATGGTTGAAAGAGTTCCGAGCGTTGCAGTCGAGCGGTTGGGGCAAACTCCTCCTGACGCAGGCGGCGTACCTGGATGGTTCGTCGCCGTTGCCCTCGCATGTTCAGGATAGGCTGCGTGCCGGTTCAGTCACTCTTAGCGTCCGTAACGAGTGTCCGTTCGCGATTCGGGATCAGGGCGACGGGCTGATCAGCGGCTGTATCGACAGGCTCGTGATCTGCACTCAAAACGGAACGCCGGTGGCGGCGGACGTGATCGATTTCAAGACCGACGACATTTCCGGAGGCGAGCAGTCGGTGAGAGATCGGGTTGACGACTATCGCGGGCAGATGCAGGCCTACCGCGCTGCAGTGGGAGAACTTCTGAAGTTGCCTCGCGAGGCGATCAGCGTCCGGCTGGTCTTTCTGCAGAATGGGCTGGTAACGGCAGTCGACTGA
- a CDS encoding PD-(D/E)XK nuclease family protein has protein sequence MSIQRVFLGWSQPALRTAAELIFARSSNPGFCDLSHVAAVFPGREAGRRFLVLLTDLADGRLVPPRILTQGQLPELLYPPQRPFASDLVQRMVWAQALKSVPEGDLRRIVSRPPATDDWQAWLRLGDLLRRQHAELAADRLDFADVAREGAFLDGFDETDRWTSLSRVQQQYWSLLDKLLLWDQQTARLVAIKNKECRTDLEIVTVGAIDLNRTTREMLDQVSDRVTALIEAPEDWADRYDAHGCLIAERWADLPVDIAPNQLLMVEDAGAQVEAVLETLSNLNGRYAVDEIAIGVPDPRLVPVLQRTLQAQQIPTHWPVDRLLSATAPFRLLEAIAEYIGDRRTEHFAALIRHPDVAAWLNRQSLPFDWLTRWDDFVCSHLPPRVGWFPEIEDDTTVALARRLVAAVHGLLAPFATVSLPLSRSSTPVRQVLLQVYGDRTLEVANPDDARLRESLKTVLAAFDAHQSLPPSLDLELSAVECLQLTLSSTGGELYRAADGPAIALSGWLEMPLDDAPVAIVTTFNENFVPSSVNHDLFLPNRLRSHLGIEDNARRYARDLHNLTCLLHSRQEVRLIVARRDALNEPLAPSRLLFATRPEQIPERVLQFYNRKDVKPRSGPVLGKSQFTIPRPRPLGEVRATFRVTEFRDYLASPYRYYLRHVLGLEVASDDLAELDGAAFGNLLHDVLKQFGQSELKDATSEAEIAAFLDEELSRSISINYGPDPLAAVLIQAEQARRRLAAFAGWQSRWRQQGWKIHTVERGNRAPIPFSLGKGQTVSLRGRIDRIDFNQSTGQWALFDYKTGDAGASPEKTHRYKDEWHDLQLPLYRHLAEQFGVTGDVRLGYIVLPRDVNCVEEKFADWSEEELETADDVAREVVRNILEERFWVELSEPSQSMTEFDCICQAGVFGQEAVV, from the coding sequence ATGTCCATCCAACGCGTGTTTCTCGGCTGGTCGCAACCCGCTCTGCGGACGGCGGCGGAGTTGATTTTTGCACGCAGCAGCAACCCAGGCTTCTGTGATCTCTCGCATGTTGCTGCAGTCTTTCCCGGCCGCGAGGCGGGGCGACGATTTCTCGTGCTGCTCACCGACTTGGCCGATGGCCGTCTGGTGCCGCCGCGGATTCTCACTCAGGGGCAACTGCCTGAGTTGCTCTATCCCCCGCAGCGACCGTTCGCTTCGGATCTCGTGCAGAGAATGGTTTGGGCCCAGGCGCTGAAGAGCGTGCCGGAGGGGGATCTGCGACGGATCGTCAGCCGTCCCCCGGCCACGGACGACTGGCAGGCGTGGCTGCGGCTCGGCGACCTGCTGCGTCGTCAACATGCGGAACTGGCCGCGGATCGGCTGGATTTCGCCGACGTCGCGCGGGAAGGGGCGTTCCTCGACGGCTTTGATGAAACCGATCGCTGGACATCGCTGTCTCGTGTCCAGCAGCAATACTGGTCCCTGCTCGACAAGCTTCTGCTCTGGGACCAGCAGACTGCGCGACTGGTCGCGATCAAAAACAAAGAGTGCCGTACGGATCTCGAGATCGTCACCGTCGGAGCGATCGATCTGAATCGGACGACCCGTGAAATGCTCGATCAGGTTTCTGATCGAGTGACCGCGTTGATCGAAGCCCCCGAGGACTGGGCTGACCGCTACGATGCGCACGGCTGCCTGATCGCGGAACGCTGGGCAGACCTGCCGGTCGACATCGCGCCGAACCAACTGCTGATGGTGGAAGATGCGGGGGCTCAAGTCGAGGCGGTGCTGGAGACGCTGTCGAACTTGAACGGCCGGTATGCCGTCGATGAGATTGCGATTGGAGTGCCCGATCCCAGATTGGTACCGGTGCTGCAACGGACGCTGCAGGCTCAGCAGATTCCGACGCACTGGCCGGTCGACCGACTGTTGTCGGCGACGGCTCCATTTCGACTCCTCGAAGCCATCGCCGAATATATTGGCGACCGCCGGACGGAGCACTTCGCCGCATTGATCCGGCACCCGGATGTCGCCGCATGGCTGAATCGTCAGTCGCTGCCATTCGACTGGCTCACCAGATGGGACGACTTTGTCTGCAGCCATCTGCCGCCGCGCGTGGGCTGGTTTCCCGAGATCGAAGACGACACGACGGTCGCGCTTGCCCGACGGCTGGTGGCCGCGGTGCATGGACTGCTGGCTCCGTTTGCCACGGTTTCGCTGCCGTTGTCGCGTTCGTCGACGCCGGTTCGTCAGGTACTGCTGCAGGTGTACGGGGACCGCACGCTGGAAGTCGCCAATCCCGATGATGCCCGACTGCGCGAGTCGCTGAAAACGGTGTTGGCGGCGTTTGATGCCCATCAATCCCTGCCGCCGTCGCTGGATCTCGAATTGAGTGCTGTGGAGTGTCTTCAATTGACTCTCTCGTCGACCGGAGGCGAGCTGTATCGGGCGGCGGACGGGCCGGCGATCGCGCTCTCCGGCTGGCTCGAAATGCCGCTCGACGACGCACCCGTCGCGATCGTCACGACGTTCAACGAAAACTTTGTCCCGTCCTCCGTCAACCACGATCTCTTTCTGCCGAATCGTCTGCGTTCGCACTTGGGGATCGAAGACAACGCCCGACGTTATGCCCGTGATCTGCACAACCTGACGTGCCTGCTGCATTCGAGACAAGAGGTGCGATTGATCGTGGCGCGGCGGGACGCGTTGAATGAGCCGCTCGCGCCAAGCCGGCTGCTTTTCGCGACGCGTCCTGAGCAGATTCCTGAACGGGTGTTGCAGTTCTACAACCGCAAGGACGTTAAACCGCGCAGCGGTCCAGTGCTCGGGAAATCACAGTTCACAATTCCCCGACCGCGTCCGCTTGGGGAAGTAAGGGCGACATTCCGAGTGACGGAGTTTCGGGATTACCTGGCTTCGCCCTACCGTTACTACCTGCGGCATGTGCTGGGGCTGGAGGTCGCTTCGGATGATCTGGCGGAGTTGGATGGCGCGGCTTTTGGAAATCTGCTGCATGATGTGCTGAAACAGTTCGGACAGAGCGAACTGAAAGATGCCACTTCGGAAGCAGAAATCGCGGCGTTTCTCGATGAGGAATTGTCCCGATCGATTTCAATCAACTATGGGCCTGACCCGTTGGCGGCAGTGCTGATTCAGGCGGAACAGGCACGGCGACGACTGGCGGCGTTTGCAGGCTGGCAGTCACGGTGGCGGCAGCAGGGATGGAAAATTCACACGGTGGAAAGAGGGAACCGCGCCCCGATTCCATTTTCACTTGGAAAGGGTCAGACCGTTTCGTTGAGAGGCCGCATCGACCGCATCGACTTCAATCAGTCCACGGGGCAGTGGGCGTTGTTCGACTACAAAACCGGTGATGCCGGCGCTTCGCCGGAGAAGACGCACCGCTACAAAGACGAATGGCACGATCTGCAATTGCCCCTGTACCGGCATCTGGCGGAGCAGTTTGGCGTGACGGGCGATGTGCGATTGGGCTACATCGTGCTTCCCCGCGATGTGAACTGCGTGGAAGAGAAGTTCGCCGACTGGTCAGAGGAGGAACTTGAGACCGCAGACGACGTGGCTCGCGAAGTCGTGCGGAACATTCTGGAAGAACGGTTCTGGGTCGAGCTGTCTGAACCATCGCAGTCGATGACCGAGTTCGACTGCATCTGTCAGGCCGGGGTCTTTGGACAGGAGGCGGTGGTATGA
- a CDS encoding succinylglutamate desuccinylase/aspartoacylase family protein codes for MKFNRERQKTVDQWGDVSIGLGERKNVHLEVSASYSGHPVQIPVHVRRGPKAGPVLFISAAVHGDEINGTGAIRQILLDPYLQLISGSLILVPVVNVLGFERHSRYLPDRRDLNRSFPGSAKGSLASRMARLILDEIIERADYGIDLHTAAVRRTNFPNVRADLDIPNVRRLTEAFGCEVTVNEKGPAGCLRRAACEAGCPTFILEAGEVWKVESLVIEYALRGIKNVLMRLGMIAGQPQEPAYRTAIRETAWIRADSAGFLHFHVAPGDIVNKGTPIATIDSLVGSEGEVIFSTENGIVLGMTTLPVTAPGEPVCHIGLVPRGRNQIAEVIRSLPKNSLHQRIRDDLATSIMVVDPHRK; via the coding sequence ATGAAATTCAATCGCGAGCGCCAGAAGACGGTTGATCAATGGGGAGATGTCTCCATCGGTCTCGGAGAGCGTAAAAACGTGCACCTGGAGGTCAGCGCCAGCTACAGCGGGCATCCCGTTCAAATTCCGGTGCATGTCCGACGCGGGCCCAAAGCAGGCCCGGTGCTGTTCATCTCGGCCGCCGTGCATGGCGATGAAATCAATGGCACGGGAGCGATTCGTCAGATTCTGCTCGATCCGTATCTGCAACTCATCTCCGGCAGCCTGATTCTCGTGCCGGTGGTGAACGTCCTCGGCTTCGAACGGCATTCCCGTTACCTGCCAGACCGCCGCGACCTGAACCGCTCGTTTCCCGGCAGCGCCAAGGGGTCGCTGGCATCCAGGATGGCGCGGTTGATTCTCGATGAGATCATCGAACGGGCCGACTACGGAATCGATCTGCACACCGCAGCGGTACGGCGGACCAACTTTCCAAATGTTCGCGCCGATCTCGACATTCCCAACGTGCGACGACTTACCGAGGCCTTCGGCTGCGAAGTCACCGTGAATGAAAAGGGCCCCGCCGGATGCCTCCGCCGCGCCGCTTGTGAAGCCGGTTGCCCGACCTTCATTCTGGAAGCTGGGGAAGTCTGGAAGGTCGAATCGCTGGTCATCGAGTACGCTCTGCGCGGCATTAAGAACGTCCTGATGCGTCTCGGAATGATCGCCGGGCAACCACAGGAACCCGCCTATCGCACTGCCATTCGTGAGACTGCGTGGATTCGCGCGGATAGCGCAGGCTTCCTGCACTTCCATGTCGCGCCTGGCGACATTGTGAATAAAGGCACCCCCATCGCCACGATCGACAGCCTCGTCGGCAGCGAGGGTGAAGTGATCTTCTCGACTGAAAACGGCATCGTCCTCGGCATGACCACCCTGCCTGTCACGGCTCCCGGCGAGCCCGTCTGCCACATCGGATTGGTTCCTCGCGGACGGAACCAGATTGCGGAAGTGATCCGGTCGCTCCCCAAGAATTCGCTGCATCAGCGGATCCGAGACGATCTTGCCACCAGCATCATGGTGGTTGATCCTCACCGCAAATAA
- a CDS encoding DUF1559 domain-containing protein, translating into MPQVSRKHSVRRGFTLIELLVVIAIIALLLSLLLPATQMARESARRAGCRNNLKQIGLALHNYHDLYNRFPIGYIDTHPSTDPVQDGGWAWDSMILAQLDQAPLFQKLNFSYHPFGTTGLSSDPLGQNNAAVKQMLRVFACPSDLKPDTDAINEGQIGGTDELATTSYVAMGGTYHGAPCELNPTGVTLPPRNNGMFVVNQSRSVSKVKDGLSNTLAIGEAAWWPKEMNTAGLYHPGTQYQYGSIHGNGGARCTFSLNYSGVFNHMRFAKSKLNTPLVSGNRPRAFHSHHAGGAHFLLGDGSVRFINDSIESLESAGNGETDEVTNSSMGLYQRLAAIEDGEAVGEF; encoded by the coding sequence ATGCCTCAGGTCTCTCGCAAGCATTCCGTTCGTCGGGGCTTCACCCTGATCGAACTGCTGGTCGTCATCGCGATCATCGCGCTGCTTCTGTCACTCCTCTTGCCGGCGACGCAGATGGCCCGGGAATCGGCACGACGCGCTGGTTGTCGCAACAATTTGAAGCAGATTGGGCTGGCGCTTCACAACTACCACGATCTCTATAACCGCTTCCCGATTGGTTACATCGATACTCACCCTTCGACAGACCCTGTACAGGACGGCGGCTGGGCCTGGGATTCGATGATTCTCGCTCAACTGGATCAGGCTCCGCTCTTTCAGAAGCTGAATTTCTCTTATCACCCGTTCGGCACGACGGGGCTGTCCAGCGATCCGCTGGGCCAGAACAACGCCGCCGTCAAGCAAATGCTGCGCGTGTTCGCTTGCCCTTCGGACCTGAAGCCGGACACCGATGCGATTAACGAAGGCCAGATTGGCGGCACAGACGAACTGGCAACCACCAGCTATGTCGCCATGGGTGGAACCTACCATGGCGCCCCTTGCGAACTGAACCCAACCGGCGTGACGCTCCCCCCGCGCAATAACGGCATGTTCGTCGTGAACCAGTCCCGTTCAGTTTCCAAGGTGAAAGACGGCTTGTCGAATACTTTGGCGATCGGAGAAGCGGCCTGGTGGCCCAAAGAAATGAATACTGCTGGCCTGTACCATCCCGGCACTCAGTACCAGTACGGCAGCATTCACGGGAACGGCGGCGCCCGCTGCACCTTCTCGCTGAACTACTCCGGCGTCTTCAATCACATGCGGTTTGCCAAGTCGAAGCTGAATACGCCGCTGGTCAGCGGAAACCGTCCGCGAGCATTTCACAGCCACCATGCTGGCGGTGCTCATTTCCTGCTCGGCGACGGCTCCGTCCGCTTCATCAACGACAGCATCGAGAGCCTTGAGTCGGCCGGGAACGGTGAAACCGACGAAGTGACCAACAGCTCGATGGGACTTTACCAGCGGCTGGCGGCCATTGAAGACGGCGAAGCCGTCGGCGAGTTTTAG
- a CDS encoding carboxypeptidase regulatory-like domain-containing protein codes for MHTNAFQFGCTLLLCLFVSQGCQRADGLVRVTGVVTRNGEPAAQMLLIFTPLESGSPSYGATDEQGRYELMFTSSKRGAQVGEYRVEIRPAELISDEMANRKVVRTAAINRGKPKVQPAVQQSYPAVVKTGKNRIDFSLGGLTPIPPQALAPTGGVKR; via the coding sequence ATGCACACGAATGCATTCCAATTCGGCTGTACCTTGCTGCTCTGCCTGTTCGTCTCTCAGGGATGCCAGCGGGCTGATGGACTCGTGCGCGTCACCGGCGTCGTCACCCGGAATGGCGAACCGGCAGCGCAGATGCTGCTGATCTTCACGCCCCTCGAGTCTGGATCCCCCTCGTACGGCGCCACTGACGAACAGGGACGCTACGAACTGATGTTCACAAGTTCGAAGCGCGGAGCCCAGGTCGGAGAGTACCGCGTCGAGATCCGTCCGGCCGAATTGATTAGCGACGAAATGGCGAATCGCAAGGTGGTTCGCACTGCCGCGATCAACCGCGGCAAACCGAAGGTGCAGCCGGCCGTTCAGCAGAGCTATCCCGCGGTTGTGAAGACCGGCAAGAACCGCATCGATTTCTCGCTGGGCGGACTGACGCCAATTCCACCACAGGCCCTCGCACCGACTGGCGGCGTCAAACGATAG
- a CDS encoding L,D-transpeptidase family protein — translation MFEQRHRRHPVQTFQFWFVVLISFGVVTAWKLELFPQAEHVHSHLPDITDEPMPPPPRALARKIEAAPIAPPAQSEEAASAATASKNEVVPAVAESAPAMLEAMQRNIVRTAYVRQPVEEREATTAKVEVAAAKVPAAVETISAEQLQEIDRLIQTGDDVSALRQLSGWYWKSPAQRPQLMERLKLVSGRVYFQPQPHYLAPHVMQFGERLETVSAKYQLSPEYLARLNRVDPKQVRTGQSLKVLQGPFSAVVDMTRMELTVHTRGYYIACLPIGAGMDASIPFGTFQVSEKVLNPHYFGSEGNIGPDDPANPLGTRWLTINDANGSLKGFGLHGTNDSSLIGQTAAQGCIRLGRREVEGLYDLLVIGSEVIIKP, via the coding sequence ATGTTCGAACAGCGACACCGCCGGCATCCCGTGCAGACATTCCAGTTCTGGTTTGTCGTGCTGATCAGCTTTGGTGTGGTGACGGCCTGGAAGCTGGAACTGTTTCCGCAGGCGGAGCATGTGCATTCGCACCTGCCCGACATTACAGATGAGCCGATGCCGCCGCCGCCCCGCGCGCTGGCCAGGAAAATTGAAGCGGCTCCAATTGCTCCACCGGCTCAATCGGAAGAGGCGGCCTCAGCAGCAACCGCATCGAAAAACGAAGTCGTTCCGGCCGTCGCCGAATCGGCCCCCGCCATGCTCGAAGCGATGCAGCGTAACATCGTGCGGACCGCCTATGTTCGCCAACCTGTTGAAGAACGCGAAGCAACGACCGCCAAGGTCGAAGTGGCGGCAGCCAAGGTACCGGCCGCGGTGGAAACGATCTCTGCCGAACAACTGCAGGAGATCGACCGCCTGATTCAAACAGGCGACGATGTTTCGGCTCTGCGACAGCTTTCCGGCTGGTACTGGAAATCCCCGGCGCAGCGTCCTCAGTTGATGGAACGTCTGAAACTGGTGTCAGGCCGGGTCTATTTTCAACCGCAGCCGCACTATCTCGCGCCGCATGTGATGCAGTTTGGAGAGCGGCTGGAGACCGTCAGCGCGAAGTACCAGCTCTCGCCGGAATACCTGGCCCGACTGAATCGGGTCGACCCCAAACAGGTTCGCACCGGGCAGTCGCTCAAGGTGCTGCAGGGACCGTTTTCAGCCGTTGTCGACATGACGCGGATGGAACTGACGGTTCACACCCGAGGCTACTACATTGCCTGCCTGCCGATCGGAGCAGGAATGGACGCCTCAATTCCGTTCGGCACGTTTCAAGTGTCCGAGAAGGTTCTCAATCCTCATTACTTTGGTTCTGAGGGCAACATCGGCCCGGATGATCCTGCGAATCCGCTGGGAACGCGCTGGCTGACGATCAATGACGCAAATGGTTCGCTGAAAGGCTTCGGCCTGCACGGCACGAATGATTCCAGCCTGATCGGTCAGACCGCCGCACAAGGCTGTATCCGCCTGGGCCGGCGCGAAGTCGAAGGCCTATATGACCTGCTGGTGATCGGCTCGGAAGTCATCATCAAGCCATAA